Proteins from a single region of Desulfobulbaceae bacterium:
- a CDS encoding HD-GYP domain-containing protein: MLYTIDINKITIGMYVVLPQNWLDHSFLYTSFLIKSESEIKKLQKSGLKEIQFDSSRSQAALDIQSITHPAQGIDIPEEWKPDTNMSQELRNIINNPSMPPPQKALAVYQNSQKIIEGVFANPSAEAITDFKDVVSDIADLILSDEETSANMLRITSHDFYTYTHSVNVGILSIFLAKRLYSRNSDHNIHELGAGFFLHDLGKIKVDPQIINKPARLTEHEMQRMRTHPYQSFKTLDAAGQLSEECRVICMQHHEREDGTGYPKRLAGNEIHDYARICSIADVYDALTSERSYKKALTPFQALQVMKDEMLGFFHKEIFENFVHLLQTK, translated from the coding sequence ATGTTATACACAATTGACATCAATAAAATTACAATTGGTATGTATGTTGTTCTGCCGCAAAATTGGCTTGATCATTCGTTTCTCTACACAAGTTTTCTGATTAAGTCTGAATCTGAAATAAAAAAACTTCAAAAATCGGGGTTGAAAGAAATTCAGTTCGATTCATCCCGGTCTCAAGCCGCTTTGGACATCCAGTCCATTACCCACCCCGCACAGGGTATCGATATACCAGAGGAATGGAAGCCGGACACTAATATGTCCCAGGAACTTCGAAACATTATTAACAACCCCAGTATGCCTCCACCTCAGAAAGCCCTTGCAGTTTATCAGAATTCACAAAAAATTATTGAAGGTGTTTTTGCTAATCCTAGCGCTGAAGCTATCACTGATTTCAAAGATGTTGTTTCTGATATAGCGGATCTGATTTTATCAGATGAAGAAACTAGCGCTAATATGCTACGAATTACTTCGCATGATTTCTACACGTATACTCATTCCGTTAATGTGGGGATTTTATCTATATTTCTTGCAAAACGCCTATATAGCCGAAACAGCGACCATAATATTCATGAACTTGGTGCTGGTTTTTTCCTTCACGATCTTGGCAAGATTAAGGTTGATCCGCAGATTATTAATAAACCTGCACGATTGACTGAGCACGAGATGCAGAGAATGAGAACCCATCCATATCAAAGTTTCAAAACACTTGACGCTGCCGGTCAACTATCCGAAGAGTGCCGGGTTATCTGCATGCAACATCATGAAAGAGAGGACGGAACTGGGTATCCCAAGAGGCTAGCGGGCAACGAGATACATGACTATGCCCGAATTTGCAGTATTGCCGATGTTTACGATGCCTTGACATCAGAAAGGTCGTATAAAAAGGCACTTACTCCTTTTCAGGCCTTACAGGTTATGAAGGATGAGATGCTGGGTTTTTTTCACAAAGAAATTTTTGAGAATTTTGTTCACCTTCTGCAAACAAAATAA
- the nfo gene encoding deoxyribonuclease IV, producing the protein MKYVGAHVSISGGVENAPLNASKIGANAFALFTKSPRQWTSKPLTKENTNSFKVNLLKSGISSEHVLPHDGYLINIGNPDLEKREKSVITFIDEAKRVEQLGLSVLNFHPGSHLGEASEEESLALIAKGVNKAITETEKVVFVLETTAGQGTNLGYTFEQLAYIIDRVVDRKRVGVCIDTCHIYAAGYDIKNKYHDVMNSFGNVLGFDLLKGVHLNDSKSKLGQKLDRHHSIGDGELGWDVFKKLMNDPRFDNIPLILETINSDIWEMEIQQLYALIE; encoded by the coding sequence ATGAAATATGTTGGTGCCCATGTAAGTATCTCTGGTGGCGTTGAAAATGCGCCCTTAAATGCCAGCAAGATAGGCGCTAACGCTTTTGCCTTATTTACCAAAAGTCCACGTCAGTGGACGTCTAAACCTTTGACCAAAGAAAACACTAACTCGTTCAAGGTCAATCTGCTTAAATCTGGTATTAGTTCAGAACACGTTTTACCCCACGATGGGTATCTGATCAATATTGGTAATCCAGATCTCGAGAAAAGAGAAAAATCAGTTATTACCTTTATTGACGAAGCTAAAAGGGTGGAACAACTTGGCCTTTCTGTATTAAATTTTCATCCAGGAAGCCATCTCGGAGAGGCGTCAGAAGAGGAGAGCTTAGCGCTGATAGCCAAAGGTGTAAATAAAGCGATTACTGAAACAGAAAAGGTTGTTTTTGTCCTGGAAACAACCGCAGGGCAGGGCACAAACCTTGGTTATACCTTTGAGCAACTTGCCTATATTATTGACCGTGTTGTCGACCGCAAAAGAGTAGGCGTCTGTATTGATACCTGCCATATTTATGCTGCCGGCTACGATATTAAGAATAAGTATCATGATGTAATGAATTCTTTTGGCAATGTTCTTGGTTTTGACCTTCTTAAAGGTGTTCACCTTAATGACTCTAAGTCAAAACTTGGCCAAAAGCTCGATCGTCATCACTCTATTGGTGATGGAGAGTTAGGTTGGGATGTCTTTAAAAAACTGATGAATGATCCGCGATTTGATAATATCCCCTTAATACTTGAAACCATTAATAGTGATATCTGGGAAATGGAGATTCAACAACTCTACGCACTTATTGAATAA
- a CDS encoding DUF1566 domain-containing protein produces MKTKLNFTRITIIAIFLFYFAGFAYSLDIRYSKLDENGNELSNDATEWSITYDSSTGLYWEVKSNSLGIHSKSDTYKYSKVKKGLIEILNDTKFGGFSDWRLPTVIELTQLKETKNEEPHINLEAFPNTMPSEYISWELCGNGEILPKKVVFGRQTTEKKRTYYVRAVRGTSPDGFDRY; encoded by the coding sequence ATGAAAACAAAATTAAATTTTACGCGTATAACCATCATAGCTATATTCCTTTTTTATTTTGCGGGATTTGCTTACTCATTGGACATTCGATATTCAAAACTCGATGAAAATGGTAATGAGCTGTCTAATGATGCTACAGAATGGTCAATTACCTATGACTCTTCTACTGGACTTTACTGGGAGGTAAAAAGCAATTCTCTAGGTATTCATTCAAAATCAGACACCTACAAATATTCAAAGGTCAAGAAAGGGTTAATCGAAATACTTAATGATACCAAATTCGGTGGTTTTTCTGACTGGCGATTACCAACCGTTATCGAACTGACTCAGCTTAAAGAAACCAAAAACGAAGAACCACATATAAATCTTGAGGCTTTCCCTAACACAATGCCATCTGAGTACATTTCGTGGGAGCTGTGTGGTAACGGTGAGATTTTGCCTAAAAAGGTGGTTTTTGGCCGGCAAACAACCGAGAAGAAGAGAACTTATTATGTAAGGGCTGTAAGGGGTACGTCTCCTGACGGGTTTGATCGATATTAA
- a CDS encoding hydrogenase iron-sulfur subunit gives MSQDFNPRILGFLCNWCCYAAADSAGVSRYQYPPNLRTIRVMCTGRIDPSFILKAFAEGADGIFTGGUQLGECHYQVGNYDAMGVDALVKKVLSEIGIKPERYNLKWASAAEAPRFVQLITEYTALIKDLGPLGQAEGLKPEEVKERINKALELVSDKKLRVGFGNVTKTLRKEGSKLNDATIIQTIDDKLSKTISAGLS, from the coding sequence ATGAGTCAAGATTTCAATCCACGTATTCTCGGATTTCTATGTAATTGGTGCTGTTATGCGGCAGCTGATTCAGCCGGTGTATCACGTTATCAATATCCACCAAACCTGCGGACAATCCGGGTTATGTGCACTGGACGAATTGATCCAAGCTTTATCTTGAAGGCTTTTGCTGAAGGTGCTGATGGCATTTTTACAGGCGGCTGACAACTCGGCGAATGTCATTACCAGGTTGGTAATTACGATGCAATGGGTGTTGATGCTTTAGTAAAAAAGGTGCTTTCTGAAATCGGCATTAAACCCGAACGATATAATCTTAAGTGGGCTTCGGCGGCTGAGGCACCTCGGTTTGTTCAACTTATTACCGAATATACCGCACTTATCAAAGATCTCGGCCCGCTCGGACAGGCTGAAGGGCTAAAGCCAGAAGAAGTAAAAGAACGTATAAACAAGGCCTTGGAGCTTGTAAGTGATAAAAAACTTCGGGTTGGTTTCGGTAATGTTACGAAGACACTTCGAAAGGAAGGAAGTAAACTCAACGATGCTACAATAATTCAAACTATTGATGACAAATTATCTAAAACAATATCCGCTGGCTTGAGTTAA
- a CDS encoding CoB--CoM heterodisulfide reductase iron-sulfur subunit A family protein, producing MTPAKATSSTSGAVMVLGGGVAGVQAALDFTDLGYYVYLVEKSAAIGGVMAQLDKTFPTNDCSLUILAPKLVEAGRSPNIEIISNADLQTLEGEPGAFVANVKVKPRYIDADKCTACGLCTTYCPKHLIDEYNEGLDLTRPIHIDYPQAVPATYYIDPDSCLHLTENTCQICVPVCRSKAIDFTQKAKNRKLEIGAVVLAPGFGRIPDETLQKYSYGKHADVVTSVEFERLLNPSGPFEGHVLCLSDNRHPKKIAFIQCVGSRDLGCDNGYCSSVCCMYAIKEAMVAKEHDPSLDITIYYMDIRTQGKDFDAAYKRAKEQFGIKFVRAKVADVMPWNEKGLKLTYSTMDSKHQFEQFDMVVLSVGLDSPKDAQKIAKKFDIELNAYDFCATSPFTPLNTNRKGIYVAGAFQGPKDIPESVTQSSAAAGIAAGLLKNQRGKGYVIKTYPDERDIQEEEIRIGVFTCHCGINIGGIVDVPRVDKYSGTMKNVVYHSESLYSCSQDAQEVLKQKIKEHKLNRVVIAACSPRTHEPLFQETLKDSGLNRNLFEMVNIRDQCSWVHANEPALATTKSMDLIRMGVAKANLIKPLAEQTVPVTPKAIVVGGGVAGITAALTIAEQGFHCTLIERQSKLGGNLLDIKKTILGVDTTKSLDKMIELAKNNKLIDICTNSELTETSGFIGNFSSVISTKKGSKTVEQTIDHGVIILATGGRQHQPETVLGQKPVIAPNIVTQKELETKLEGATKSKAPKSIVMVQCAGSRGDDLNYCSKVCCNHAVKNALTIKDLSPESQVIILYRDMRTYGYAEEKYREAREKGVVFVPYDVADMPQIARKGTAAHITYNDPILQEKVTLEPELIVLSVGIVPEDTSVISKLLKVPVTEDKFFLEAHVKLRPVEMPVAGVYVCGLAHAPKPLDETIVQAQAAASKAVMPLVKGKVSVDPIVSCVDKETCIGCGLCESLCPFKAIIMTKDENNKRKAETIVASCKACGICAAHCPTFAISMGGFTNEQIISQIEAFGKIIEE from the coding sequence ATGACACCAGCAAAGGCAACATCTAGCACCTCTGGTGCTGTGATGGTTCTTGGTGGTGGTGTGGCCGGAGTACAAGCTGCACTCGATTTTACCGATCTTGGTTATTATGTCTATTTAGTTGAGAAATCAGCGGCCATTGGTGGTGTTATGGCACAGCTGGATAAGACATTTCCAACCAATGACTGCTCACTCTGAATCCTGGCACCTAAATTAGTAGAGGCCGGTCGGTCTCCAAACATCGAAATAATCAGTAACGCCGATCTTCAAACTCTTGAAGGTGAACCTGGTGCATTTGTCGCAAATGTAAAAGTAAAGCCTCGATATATTGATGCTGATAAATGTACTGCATGCGGGCTATGTACCACGTATTGCCCGAAGCATCTCATAGATGAATACAATGAAGGATTGGATCTAACCCGTCCAATTCACATTGACTATCCGCAAGCGGTCCCTGCTACGTATTACATTGATCCAGACTCGTGCCTTCATTTAACCGAAAACACCTGTCAGATATGCGTTCCGGTATGCCGTAGCAAGGCAATTGATTTTACGCAAAAAGCAAAGAATAGAAAACTTGAAATTGGCGCTGTAGTTTTAGCACCAGGTTTTGGACGAATTCCCGATGAAACTTTGCAAAAATATAGCTATGGAAAACATGCGGATGTCGTAACTAGTGTTGAATTTGAGCGATTGCTTAACCCATCTGGGCCTTTTGAAGGACACGTTCTCTGTCTTTCGGATAATCGCCATCCTAAAAAAATTGCCTTTATTCAATGTGTTGGCTCTCGAGATCTGGGCTGCGATAACGGCTATTGCTCCTCGGTATGCTGTATGTATGCCATCAAAGAAGCAATGGTCGCCAAAGAGCATGACCCTTCATTGGATATTACCATCTACTATATGGATATTCGAACCCAGGGTAAGGATTTTGACGCTGCCTATAAACGTGCTAAAGAACAATTTGGTATTAAATTTGTTCGTGCTAAAGTCGCAGATGTTATGCCTTGGAATGAGAAAGGGTTGAAGCTTACTTATTCTACTATGGACAGCAAACATCAATTTGAACAATTTGATATGGTTGTCCTTTCAGTTGGCCTGGATTCCCCCAAAGATGCACAAAAAATTGCAAAAAAATTCGACATTGAATTGAATGCATACGATTTTTGTGCGACTTCTCCTTTCACGCCATTAAATACTAATAGAAAGGGTATTTATGTTGCTGGGGCTTTTCAGGGACCAAAAGATATTCCAGAGAGTGTAACCCAATCCAGTGCAGCTGCCGGCATTGCTGCCGGACTCCTTAAAAATCAACGTGGCAAAGGATATGTGATTAAAACATATCCAGACGAACGCGATATCCAAGAAGAAGAGATTCGTATCGGGGTATTTACCTGTCACTGCGGTATAAATATTGGTGGAATTGTCGATGTGCCAAGGGTTGATAAATATTCCGGCACTATGAAAAATGTTGTTTATCATTCCGAGTCGCTCTACAGCTGCTCTCAGGATGCCCAGGAAGTACTAAAGCAGAAGATAAAGGAACATAAGCTTAATCGCGTTGTTATTGCTGCCTGTTCACCTCGAACACATGAGCCATTGTTTCAAGAAACATTAAAAGATTCCGGGCTCAACCGAAATCTCTTTGAGATGGTCAACATTCGCGACCAATGTTCGTGGGTGCATGCCAATGAGCCTGCTCTTGCTACAACAAAGTCAATGGATCTTATTCGAATGGGTGTTGCAAAGGCAAACCTCATTAAACCACTTGCCGAACAAACTGTTCCAGTTACACCCAAGGCAATTGTTGTTGGCGGCGGTGTGGCTGGTATTACCGCAGCACTGACCATTGCCGAGCAAGGATTTCATTGTACCTTAATTGAACGACAGTCTAAACTTGGTGGCAATTTACTCGACATTAAAAAGACTATACTCGGGGTTGATACCACTAAATCTTTAGATAAAATGATTGAGTTAGCCAAGAACAATAAGCTGATCGATATATGCACTAATTCAGAACTTACTGAAACATCTGGTTTTATTGGTAATTTTTCTTCTGTTATTTCGACTAAAAAGGGCAGCAAGACAGTTGAGCAAACCATTGATCATGGTGTAATTATTCTTGCTACCGGAGGGCGTCAGCATCAGCCTGAAACCGTATTAGGCCAAAAACCTGTTATTGCCCCCAATATAGTTACCCAGAAGGAACTGGAAACAAAATTAGAGGGCGCCACAAAATCAAAAGCCCCTAAGTCAATCGTTATGGTGCAGTGTGCTGGTTCGCGCGGTGATGATTTGAATTATTGTAGTAAGGTATGTTGCAATCACGCTGTAAAAAATGCACTTACCATTAAAGATCTGTCTCCAGAGTCTCAGGTAATTATTCTTTATCGTGATATGAGAACTTATGGGTATGCCGAAGAAAAATATCGTGAAGCACGTGAGAAGGGTGTTGTTTTTGTACCTTACGATGTTGCTGATATGCCTCAAATTGCCAGGAAGGGTACTGCTGCACATATCACCTATAATGACCCAATTCTACAGGAAAAAGTTACCCTTGAACCTGAACTCATTGTCTTAAGTGTTGGTATTGTTCCTGAAGATACCTCGGTTATCAGTAAATTACTCAAGGTGCCGGTTACAGAAGATAAGTTTTTCCTTGAAGCCCACGTAAAACTTCGTCCTGTTGAAATGCCGGTTGCCGGAGTTTACGTATGTGGATTGGCCCATGCGCCAAAGCCGCTTGATGAGACAATTGTCCAAGCTCAGGCTGCTGCTTCAAAAGCTGTAATGCCACTTGTGAAAGGTAAGGTTTCCGTTGATCCAATTGTTTCTTGTGTTGATAAAGAAACCTGTATCGGCTGTGGACTTTGTGAAAGCCTATGTCCTTTTAAAGCTATAATAATGACCAAAGATGAAAATAATAAACGCAAAGCTGAAACCATAGTCGCTTCCTGTAAGGCATGTGGAATTTGTGCTGCGCACTGTCCTACATTTGCTATCTCTATGGGAGGGTTCACCAACGAACAGATCATCTCCCAGATAGAGGCTTTTGGAAAAATTATTGAGGAGTAA
- the fdhF gene encoding formate dehydrogenase subunit alpha, with product MPVSITINDHSITAQDGITILEAASRSAITIPTLCTVKGKTSAQSCGLCVVEVAGSPDFVLSCSTLIVDGMKIVTDSPELSEHRKNRLSILTQTHFGDCKAPCNLTCPGQINVQGYIAHVAQGEYEEALRLVMERNPFPFSVGRVCPRFCETRCRRLLVDEPVSINHLKRFVADWCMDNDIALNIHKEKPTGKKIAVIGGGPAGLTVAYYLAQKGHDITVFEAMPQLGGMMRYGIPDYKIPRNILDYETTAILKMGISVKLNQKWGVDFSLQDLQDQGFKATFIGIGALVPEKLEIPGATLPGVWAATDFLKDVSIGKKKELGKRAAVIGGNNIALESARTLLRLGVNEVTIIYPKSRTGMPANQRIVKEAENEGVQFLMVASPVQIVEAQDGLDVELIRMRLSEPDKKGKRNPEAVPGSTNIIQVDTVIYSLGQSAFSANQVSIGGIEAGLSLSDSNCLQANIRTSLTTVDGIFAAGDAVSGTRTVIQTVVSARRASENIHSYVMDELKPPAESRFNFSRGKSFDEVDLTNFEGVQVKLREKMPTRTPATSIQDFDEIKLGFTENMAIKEASRCLSCGCTAFDRCDYKRLSIDYGADPNKSGMPVKPMYSRDDSHPAIIVDMNKCIYCKRCENSCDYEAIELGCSEFDAEGRPVKLSFKFNDKCVSCGACVDNCSTGALNKKDCIVPITNEDVRLVSTTCPYCGTGCQIQLKVKGDTLMEVSSDLDRLPNYGDLCIKGRFGSKFVQHPDRLTTPLVRRRKNGPLEPASWEEALDFVAGAFRCIISDNGSDALAGLSSARCTNEENYAFQKFFRTIVGTNNVDHCARYUHSPTVAGLAAVLGSGAMSNDIAGIVDNDALFVIGSNTTEAHPVIGQRMKKAVSRGAKLVVADPRRIPLVDYATIWLQHRPGTDAALINTICNIILENNLHDQEYIRERTENFDAFAASIKSCTPEWAQEITGVAAKDIIEAAKIYAEADCAGIYYTMGITQHTSGTNNVLTLANLALMTGNLGKHGAGLNPLRGQNNVQGSSDAACLPTLLPGYQKVDDDVARARFETLWNVTLPSKPGLTATEMTHAMLDGTLSGLWIMGENPLLSDPNTTHVREAFENLDFLVVQDIFLTETAEMADVVLPAASYAEKNGTFTNTERRVQRIRKAVEPPGTARDDLTIIDMISARMQYGFNTIPSHSFESYRHGGESAFKAAAITSAQSVFEEMGQAWPALAGITYERIENEGIQWPCPTVDHPGTPILFENGFPRGKALFSAIEWHAPNETPDSEYPLILSTGRVLQQYHTGTMTRRSKVIEDADRGPYVEIHPDDASSINVVDGDMVNALTRRGKISLPAYITTKVNKGIVFIPFHYKEACANLLTNDALDPVCKIPEAKVCAVRIEKQAKSY from the coding sequence ATGCCTGTATCAATTACCATAAATGACCACTCAATCACTGCCCAGGATGGTATTACCATTTTGGAAGCAGCTTCACGGTCCGCCATAACAATTCCAACCCTTTGTACTGTCAAGGGAAAAACTTCAGCGCAAAGCTGCGGGTTGTGTGTTGTTGAAGTTGCTGGTTCACCGGATTTCGTTCTTTCATGTTCAACTCTAATAGTTGATGGTATGAAAATTGTGACGGATTCTCCCGAATTATCCGAACACAGAAAAAATAGACTTTCAATTCTCACCCAAACGCATTTTGGAGACTGTAAGGCCCCCTGTAATCTTACCTGTCCAGGACAAATCAATGTACAAGGGTATATTGCCCATGTAGCACAGGGCGAATATGAAGAGGCTCTGCGCTTGGTAATGGAACGTAATCCCTTTCCATTTTCAGTTGGCCGTGTTTGCCCGCGTTTTTGTGAAACTCGCTGTAGACGTCTTTTAGTTGATGAGCCGGTTTCAATCAATCACCTGAAGAGATTTGTAGCAGATTGGTGCATGGACAATGATATTGCTTTAAACATCCATAAAGAAAAGCCAACCGGTAAAAAAATCGCCGTTATTGGTGGTGGTCCCGCCGGTCTCACTGTTGCTTATTATCTTGCCCAAAAAGGTCATGATATTACTGTCTTTGAGGCCATGCCTCAACTGGGCGGTATGATGCGTTATGGTATTCCGGACTACAAAATACCCCGAAATATTCTTGATTATGAAACAACAGCAATACTGAAAATGGGTATTTCTGTTAAACTTAATCAGAAATGGGGGGTCGATTTTTCTCTACAAGATCTTCAAGATCAGGGGTTTAAGGCAACTTTTATAGGAATTGGAGCCCTTGTACCGGAAAAACTCGAAATTCCCGGGGCGACTCTGCCAGGAGTATGGGCCGCTACAGATTTCTTGAAAGATGTGTCGATTGGCAAAAAGAAGGAGCTTGGAAAGCGTGCCGCGGTAATTGGTGGAAACAACATCGCTTTGGAGTCAGCAAGAACGCTTTTGCGCCTTGGAGTTAATGAAGTAACTATTATTTACCCCAAATCACGAACAGGTATGCCTGCAAATCAGCGTATTGTTAAAGAGGCTGAAAATGAAGGTGTGCAATTTCTCATGGTAGCCTCGCCGGTACAGATTGTTGAAGCACAGGATGGTCTTGATGTAGAGCTTATTCGTATGCGTCTTAGTGAACCTGATAAAAAAGGGAAGAGAAATCCTGAAGCAGTTCCGGGCTCTACTAATATAATTCAGGTTGATACCGTGATTTACTCATTGGGACAATCTGCCTTCAGTGCAAACCAGGTTTCAATCGGCGGCATTGAAGCTGGTCTCAGTTTATCGGATAGTAACTGTTTACAGGCTAATATTCGCACCTCATTAACTACTGTTGATGGCATATTTGCTGCTGGTGATGCAGTTTCCGGAACCAGGACAGTTATTCAGACCGTCGTCTCTGCACGGCGTGCTTCTGAAAATATTCATAGTTATGTTATGGATGAGCTCAAACCGCCAGCCGAAAGTCGCTTTAATTTCAGCCGGGGCAAATCCTTTGATGAAGTTGATTTGACAAATTTTGAAGGAGTTCAGGTAAAGCTTCGAGAGAAGATGCCTACACGGACGCCCGCAACAAGTATTCAGGATTTTGACGAGATTAAACTAGGCTTCACAGAAAACATGGCCATAAAAGAGGCATCCCGCTGTCTATCCTGCGGCTGTACCGCCTTTGACCGCTGTGATTATAAACGCCTTTCTATTGATTATGGCGCTGATCCTAATAAATCCGGTATGCCCGTAAAACCGATGTATTCACGTGATGACAGTCATCCTGCCATTATTGTTGACATGAATAAATGCATCTACTGTAAACGTTGTGAAAACAGTTGTGATTATGAGGCAATTGAACTTGGTTGCTCAGAGTTTGATGCTGAAGGCAGACCAGTTAAACTATCCTTTAAATTTAACGATAAGTGCGTGTCCTGTGGGGCCTGTGTCGATAACTGTTCAACAGGTGCCTTAAATAAAAAAGATTGTATCGTGCCGATAACTAATGAGGATGTGCGGCTGGTATCAACAACATGCCCATATTGTGGGACAGGATGCCAAATACAGCTTAAAGTTAAGGGCGACACCTTGATGGAAGTTTCATCAGACCTAGATCGTCTACCTAATTATGGTGATCTTTGCATAAAGGGTCGTTTTGGCTCAAAATTTGTTCAACACCCTGACAGGTTGACAACTCCTCTGGTTCGACGTCGAAAAAATGGGCCTTTAGAACCTGCCAGTTGGGAAGAAGCCTTGGATTTTGTGGCGGGTGCTTTTCGTTGTATAATTTCCGACAATGGCTCTGACGCCCTTGCCGGGTTGTCATCAGCCCGATGCACTAATGAAGAAAATTACGCATTCCAAAAATTCTTTAGAACCATAGTTGGCACCAACAATGTTGATCATTGTGCCCGCTACTGACACAGTCCTACGGTGGCCGGTCTGGCCGCAGTACTTGGTTCTGGAGCGATGAGTAATGATATAGCAGGTATTGTAGACAATGATGCTTTATTTGTGATTGGATCCAACACAACAGAGGCACATCCTGTTATTGGTCAGCGCATGAAAAAAGCCGTTAGCAGAGGTGCTAAGCTGGTAGTCGCTGATCCCAGACGAATTCCTTTAGTTGATTATGCTACGATTTGGCTACAACATCGCCCTGGAACAGATGCCGCTTTGATCAACACCATATGCAATATTATTTTGGAAAATAATCTGCATGACCAAGAGTATATTCGTGAACGAACTGAAAATTTTGATGCTTTTGCCGCTTCCATTAAGTCGTGCACACCTGAGTGGGCACAGGAGATAACTGGTGTAGCAGCAAAAGATATTATTGAGGCAGCAAAGATATACGCCGAAGCTGATTGCGCTGGAATATACTATACCATGGGGATCACCCAACATACCTCTGGGACAAACAATGTGCTTACCTTGGCCAACCTGGCGTTGATGACAGGTAATTTAGGTAAACATGGCGCAGGTCTTAATCCACTACGTGGGCAGAACAATGTTCAAGGCTCCAGTGATGCAGCCTGCTTGCCGACTTTACTGCCTGGATATCAGAAAGTTGATGATGATGTGGCCAGAGCACGTTTTGAAACTCTTTGGAATGTCACTCTGCCTTCAAAGCCTGGCTTGACAGCAACTGAAATGACACATGCCATGCTTGATGGAACGTTGTCAGGGCTTTGGATCATGGGTGAGAACCCACTTTTGAGTGATCCAAATACGACGCATGTACGTGAAGCCTTTGAAAATCTCGATTTTCTTGTTGTACAGGATATATTTCTCACAGAAACTGCTGAAATGGCTGATGTTGTCCTGCCGGCGGCTTCATATGCGGAAAAAAACGGTACATTTACCAACACTGAAAGACGTGTTCAGCGTATACGAAAAGCAGTTGAGCCACCTGGTACAGCGCGTGATGACTTAACAATTATTGATATGATCTCTGCTCGTATGCAATATGGTTTCAACACCATACCAAGCCATAGTTTTGAGAGTTATCGCCATGGTGGAGAGTCAGCATTTAAAGCCGCTGCTATAACTTCTGCTCAATCAGTTTTCGAGGAGATGGGTCAAGCGTGGCCTGCACTTGCGGGGATTACCTATGAGCGGATTGAGAACGAGGGCATTCAATGGCCATGCCCAACAGTTGATCATCCCGGCACGCCAATTCTTTTCGAAAATGGATTCCCGAGAGGAAAGGCACTGTTCAGCGCCATTGAATGGCATGCTCCAAATGAGACACCTGACAGTGAATATCCATTAATTCTATCAACCGGCAGAGTTCTTCAACAGTACCACACCGGCACCATGACCAGACGATCAAAGGTTATTGAAGATGCTGACCGCGGACCCTATGTTGAAATTCATCCGGATGATGCTAGCAGTATCAATGTAGTTGATGGAGATATGGTGAATGCACTAACTCGTCGCGGAAAAATCTCACTACCGGCTTATATCACCACAAAAGTTAATAAAGGCATAGTATTTATACCATTTCACTATAAGGAAGCTTGTGCAAACCTCTTAACAAATGATGCACTTGATCCGGTATGTAAAATTCCCGAGGCCAAGGTTTGTGCAGTACGAATAGAGAAACAAGCTAAAAGCTATTAG